The following are encoded together in the Myxocyprinus asiaticus isolate MX2 ecotype Aquarium Trade chromosome 7, UBuf_Myxa_2, whole genome shotgun sequence genome:
- the LOC127444060 gene encoding 3-oxo-5-alpha-steroid 4-dehydrogenase 2-like — protein sequence MICQENTIYYSSWAFVVGGLLYLLRQMSTHTPYGRYVDTNIPSVMVPAKAGWFIQELPSFLVPVLLLLTTESFPGMGQHLLLWTFCLHYFQRTFVYSLLTKGRPSPLHIVVSAVVFCSLNGFLQGHYMLHCTQYHTEWHRDARFVIGLLMFFSGMAINIHSDSILRNLRKPGEINYKIPRGGMFEWVSGANFFGEIVEWCGYAVATWSFPAFSFAIFTICSIGPRAYHHHRYYLEKFKDYPKSRKAVIPFVL from the exons ATGATTTGCCAGGAAAACACCATTTATTACTCCAGCTGGGCTTTTGTGGTTGGGGGACTGCTTTACCTCCTGCGGCAAATGAGCACACACACACCGTATGGGCGCTATGTGGACACAAACATCCCGTCCGTGATGGTCCCGGCCAAGGCAGGCTGGTTTATCCAGGAGCTTCCTTCATTCTTAGTTCCTGTGCTGCTGTTGTTGACAACGGAAAGTTTTCCAGGAATGGGACAACATCTACTGCTCTGGACTTTCTGCCTACACTACTTTCAAAG GACTTTTGTGTATTCCTTGCTGACTAAAGGCAGACCCTCTCCTCTGCATATTGTGGTGTCTGCAGTTGTCTTCTGCTCTCTGAACGGCTTTCTGCAAGGCCATTATATGCTGCATTGCACTCAGTACCACACAGAATGGCACAGGGATGCACGCTTTGTGATAG GGTTGTTAATGTTTTTCTCAGGAATGGCCATCAACATCCACAGTGACTCCATTTTACGAAACCTGAGGAAACCAGGAGAGATCAATTATAAAATCCCGAGAG GGGGAATGTTTGAGTGGGTCTCTGGTGCTAACTTCTTTGGGGAGATTGTTGAATGGTGTGGATATGCTGTGGCCACCTGGTCTTTTCCAGCTTTCTCATTTGCTATCTTCACCATCTGCTCCATTGGACCACGAGCCTACCACCATCACAG